One part of the Natronorubrum sediminis genome encodes these proteins:
- a CDS encoding carboxypeptidase regulatory-like domain-containing protein, translating to MAVLLITSVLGLAGGSVMATDSAAEPTDRTAALESSHTSAGSVGALSASGSADADHEVTPENTSTEAGERVSVDIEANQLVDDDEDAEITGFELDIDYDDDQLAFTDAETLLADDEDLEVETGDGTVAVEWVPSFLETTSDEGVDKIIGDGDGTPAMDTTVATVEFVAVGDGGETATVDVQDESTMWWGKTGLSEYDDDEIHWGSDEVEITEPSDESPTEGAQVGEFTTESQGGFIAFDEDGTAADAEDDGVSFPVADDGDDPIEIEGAVFDDGTWESTSVSFPTLDAGAADAEVEARDGLSGEIDDGEMMATEGELTVLVDGDEDTSFQFEIGSTTDDSNELSGDDDFDEDGGAVTLVDNEFLVEDRTGDSVIDSSLGLPSTEEGTNWFELDLDLDLDEVEAASGTVEGVVENEDGEPIEDATVESADGVGSTETDSDGAYDVALDQGSHDLQVDADGYAESTVEVDVSEGETTEQDVTLEEGDTEFDVDIDADDGEPGETHEVAGTVHNTGSDTGEQDVTVSLGDESTSETVEIEADEEETVSLEWEPDTDDTGEYTAEIESEDDSETTDIEVSESNESGDDEEGAGDNEEGAGDDTFIAHSQGGFISFAEDADRDEAFEEGLEFPAQGEDDEHIQIVGEIDGDSWESTGVTFPNLETDSGIEAEVDAPDGLSGTIDDETGEMTIEGELEVAIEGDEDRQFAFEIDTTTGESGSLEGASDASDESGAATLVDNEFVVDDTTGDSIIDSELDLPSVDEGTNWFELELALELDVDDDAASEASEAEDEGDDSDGDEDSDGSTAATIVNGVGLLFGLAGLVSGGSILSANVVARFQS from the coding sequence CGCGCTCGAGTCATCGCACACGTCGGCGGGTAGCGTCGGTGCACTATCAGCATCGGGATCGGCAGACGCCGATCACGAGGTCACACCGGAGAACACCTCGACGGAAGCAGGTGAGCGAGTAAGCGTCGATATCGAGGCAAACCAGTTGGTTGACGACGATGAGGACGCGGAGATTACCGGCTTTGAACTCGACATCGACTACGACGACGATCAGCTCGCGTTTACCGACGCCGAGACGTTGCTCGCCGACGATGAGGACCTCGAAGTCGAGACTGGCGACGGAACGGTCGCCGTCGAGTGGGTGCCGAGCTTCCTCGAAACAACCAGCGACGAAGGTGTCGACAAAATTATCGGTGACGGCGATGGAACGCCAGCGATGGACACCACGGTCGCGACGGTCGAGTTCGTCGCCGTCGGCGACGGCGGCGAGACAGCGACGGTCGACGTCCAGGACGAGTCGACGATGTGGTGGGGAAAAACGGGACTCTCGGAGTACGACGACGACGAGATTCATTGGGGGTCGGACGAAGTCGAAATCACCGAACCCAGCGACGAGTCACCGACTGAGGGCGCACAGGTCGGCGAGTTTACGACGGAGAGCCAAGGCGGATTCATCGCGTTCGACGAGGACGGAACGGCTGCCGACGCGGAGGATGATGGCGTTTCGTTCCCGGTCGCAGACGACGGTGACGATCCGATCGAGATCGAGGGCGCCGTCTTCGACGACGGAACGTGGGAGTCGACCAGCGTTTCGTTCCCGACGCTTGACGCAGGGGCGGCCGATGCCGAAGTGGAGGCTCGCGACGGACTATCGGGCGAGATAGACGACGGCGAGATGATGGCGACCGAAGGTGAACTAACGGTTCTCGTCGATGGGGACGAGGACACGTCGTTCCAGTTCGAAATTGGTAGCACGACGGACGATAGCAACGAACTTAGCGGCGACGACGATTTTGACGAGGATGGCGGAGCGGTGACGCTCGTCGACAACGAGTTCCTCGTTGAGGACCGGACTGGCGACAGCGTCATCGACAGTTCGCTCGGACTACCCTCGACCGAGGAGGGAACTAACTGGTTCGAACTCGACCTCGATCTCGATCTCGACGAAGTCGAGGCGGCGAGTGGAACAGTCGAAGGCGTCGTCGAGAACGAAGACGGCGAGCCGATCGAGGATGCCACCGTCGAATCGGCTGATGGCGTCGGCTCTACGGAAACCGACAGCGACGGGGCGTACGACGTCGCGCTCGATCAGGGTAGCCACGATCTTCAGGTCGATGCCGACGGCTACGCCGAGTCAACCGTCGAGGTAGACGTGTCTGAGGGCGAAACGACCGAACAGGACGTGACCCTCGAGGAAGGCGACACCGAATTCGACGTTGACATCGACGCCGACGACGGAGAACCGGGCGAAACGCACGAAGTGGCTGGCACCGTCCACAACACCGGCAGCGACACTGGGGAACAAGATGTCACGGTCTCGCTCGGCGACGAGTCGACGAGCGAAACCGTCGAAATCGAGGCCGACGAGGAAGAAACGGTATCTCTCGAGTGGGAGCCCGACACGGACGACACCGGCGAGTACACGGCGGAGATCGAAAGCGAGGACGACAGCGAAACGACCGATATCGAAGTCAGTGAGTCGAACGAATCGGGTGACGACGAGGAGGGCGCTGGTGACAACGAGGAGGGCGCTGGTGACGACACGTTCATCGCACACAGTCAGGGCGGTTTCATCTCCTTCGCCGAGGACGCGGATCGGGACGAAGCGTTCGAAGAAGGCCTCGAGTTCCCGGCACAGGGTGAGGACGACGAACATATCCAGATCGTCGGCGAGATCGACGGCGACTCCTGGGAGTCAACGGGCGTCACGTTCCCTAACCTCGAGACAGACTCGGGCATCGAAGCTGAAGTCGACGCCCCGGACGGTCTCTCCGGTACGATCGACGACGAAACCGGCGAGATGACGATCGAAGGCGAACTCGAGGTTGCGATCGAAGGCGACGAAGACAGACAGTTTGCGTTCGAAATTGACACGACCACCGGTGAAAGCGGCTCGCTCGAGGGCGCGAGCGACGCCTCGGATGAATCCGGAGCGGCCACACTGGTCGACAACGAGTTCGTCGTCGACGACACGACCGGCGACAGCATCATCGATTCGGAACTCGACCTGCCGTCAGTCGACGAGGGGACCAACTGGTTCGAACTCGAATTGGCCCTCGAACTCGACGTCGACGATGACGCGGCTTCAGAAGCGTCCGAAGCAGAAGACGAAGGCGACGACAGCGACGGGGACGAAGATAGCGACGGTTCGACCGCAGCGACGATCGTGAACGGGGTCGGACTGCTCTTCGGGCTCGCAGGACTTGTCTCGGGCGGGAGTATCCTCTCGGCGAACGTCGTAGCGCGGTTTCAATCGTAG
- a CDS encoding RtcB family protein: MSNATFDADGITLEQVREYVWEVPQTGNMRAPARFLASEALLEEITEDKTLEQISNTTHLPGITNHAICMPDGHQGYGFPVGGVGALDAEDGCISPGAVGYDINCGVRMMRTNLTYDDLQGREEELVDSLFANIPSGLGGGGIVEADVDTVDEILARGVDWALENGHAVEADLLHCEDEGMREGADPSKVSQKAKDRGKNQIGSLGSGNHFLEVQRVTDVFDDEVGDAFGLEEDQIVVLIHCGSRGLGHQTCNDYLRKIEKQHQGLLNQLPDKELAAAPAGSQLAEDYYAAMNAAINFAWVNRQLIMHRTRQVFERVFERSWEAMEMDLLYDVAHNIAKKETHDVDGEERELFVHRKGATRAFPAGHPEVPKAYRDVGQPVIIPGSMGAGSYVLRGGENSMDLTFGSTAHGAGRLMSRTQAKDEFWGGDVQDELEEQDQIYVKAQSGATVAEEAPGVYKDVDEVVRVSDELGIGDKVARTFPVCNIKG, encoded by the coding sequence ATGAGCAACGCCACGTTCGACGCCGACGGAATCACGCTTGAGCAGGTGCGTGAGTACGTCTGGGAGGTTCCACAGACGGGGAACATGCGCGCGCCCGCTCGTTTCCTGGCGAGCGAAGCGCTTCTCGAGGAGATCACGGAAGACAAAACGCTCGAGCAGATTTCGAACACGACCCACCTGCCGGGGATCACGAATCACGCGATCTGCATGCCCGACGGCCACCAGGGATACGGTTTTCCGGTCGGCGGCGTCGGTGCACTCGACGCCGAAGACGGCTGTATCTCCCCCGGAGCAGTAGGATACGACATCAACTGCGGTGTCCGGATGATGCGAACGAACCTGACCTACGACGACCTCCAGGGCCGCGAGGAGGAACTCGTCGACTCCCTCTTTGCAAACATCCCGTCGGGACTCGGTGGCGGTGGCATCGTCGAGGCTGACGTCGACACCGTCGACGAGATCCTCGCACGTGGTGTCGATTGGGCCCTCGAGAACGGCCACGCCGTCGAAGCGGATCTGCTCCACTGTGAAGACGAGGGAATGCGAGAGGGTGCGGATCCCTCGAAGGTCTCCCAGAAGGCCAAAGACCGCGGGAAAAACCAGATCGGTTCGCTCGGGTCGGGGAATCACTTCCTCGAGGTCCAGCGGGTGACTGACGTCTTCGACGACGAGGTCGGCGACGCGTTCGGACTCGAGGAAGACCAGATCGTGGTTCTCATCCACTGTGGCTCGCGCGGACTGGGTCACCAGACGTGTAACGATTACCTCCGGAAGATCGAGAAACAACACCAGGGCTTGCTGAATCAGCTCCCGGACAAAGAGCTGGCCGCAGCGCCCGCTGGCTCTCAACTCGCTGAGGACTACTACGCGGCGATGAACGCGGCGATCAACTTCGCGTGGGTCAACCGACAGCTGATCATGCATCGCACGCGGCAGGTGTTCGAACGCGTCTTCGAGCGCTCGTGGGAGGCGATGGAGATGGACCTGCTCTACGACGTGGCCCACAATATCGCGAAGAAGGAGACGCACGATGTCGACGGCGAGGAGCGGGAACTCTTCGTCCACCGAAAGGGCGCGACTCGAGCGTTCCCCGCTGGCCACCCCGAAGTGCCGAAAGCGTACCGCGACGTCGGCCAGCCGGTCATCATCCCCGGCAGCATGGGCGCGGGTAGCTACGTCCTTCGCGGCGGCGAGAACTCGATGGATCTCACGTTCGGCTCGACGGCCCACGGCGCGGGGCGGCTAATGAGTCGAACGCAGGCGAAAGACGAGTTCTGGGGCGGCGACGTGCAGGACGAACTCGAGGAACAAGACCAGATTTACGTCAAAGCACAGTCGGGTGCGACGGTCGCCGAGGAAGCACCCGGCGTCTACAAGGACGTCGACGAGGTCGTCCGCGTCTCGGACGAACTCGGGATTGGCGACAAGGTTGCGCGGACGTTCCCCGTGTGTAATATCAAGGGCTAG